In Brassica napus cultivar Da-Ae chromosome A3 unlocalized genomic scaffold, Da-Ae chrA03_Random_12, whole genome shotgun sequence, a single genomic region encodes these proteins:
- the BNAA03G18120D gene encoding uncharacterized protein BNAA03G18120D produces MSRRELYVGQLQLLKKMFPGGDKDKFLSISNKIEDAMSQCKQDSPLPPKSITMQRSLSAGSPRFTSRGINLGPPDLRDEWFKVRTVDAGGAAAGGGGKGAGQGQTKK; encoded by the coding sequence ATGTCTAGGAGAGAGCTTTACGTTGGACAACTTCAGCTGCTGAAGAAGATGTTTCCAGGCGGAGACAAAGACAAGTTTCTTAGTATTTCCAACAAAATCGAAGACGCTATGTCCCAATGCAAACAAGATTCTCCTCTTCCCCCAAAGTCAATTACTATGCAAAGGAGTCTCAGCGCTGGTTCGCCACGATTCACCTCGAGAGGTATCAATCTTGGTCCACCAGACTTGAGAGATGAATGGTTTAAAGTAAGGACGGTCGACGCAGGAGGTGCTGCAGCTGGTGGTGGAGGTAAAGGTGCTGGTCAAGGCCAGACCAAGAAATAG